From Cucumis melo cultivar AY chromosome 1, USDA_Cmelo_AY_1.0, whole genome shotgun sequence, a single genomic window includes:
- the LOC103495518 gene encoding E3 ubiquitin-protein ligase RMA1H1, which translates to MEMEQYFEEASIQINSFGENKSSLENWKSVLDAMAETHCDASGLFDCNICLETVKDPVVTLCGHLFCWPCIYKWIHFQDSSLEKQARRLPQCPVCKAEVSDATLVPLYGKGETQNPLESKNPQLGIVVPRRPQGPACFESPRPTSHPTSHTVGPQFREGSSDSSDQSNVYYAQVTGAFGEVVYARMSGAITNLYAYPNSYPLVWSSSPRIRRHILQTDESLNRICIFLFCCLIICLLLF; encoded by the coding sequence ATGGAAATGGAACAGTACTTTGAGGAGGCCAGCATCCAGATTAATTCATTTGGAGAGAACAAATCTTCTCTAGAAAATTGGAAATCTGTTTTGGATGCCATGGCTGAAACTCATTGTGATGCATCTGGGCTATTTGATTGTAATATATGCTTGGAGACAGTGAAAGATCCTGTCGTTACACTTTGTGGCCATCTCTTTTGTTGGCCTTGCATTTATAAATGGATTCATTTCCAGGACAGCTCTTTAGAGAAACAAGCTCGACGACTCCCGCAATGTCCTGTTTGTAAGGCTGAAGTTTCTGATGCTACTCTAGTCCCACTTTATGGCAAAGGTGAAACTCAAAATCCACTCGAAAGCAAGAATCCACAGCTTGGAATCGTGGTCCCTCGTAGGCCTCAGGGTCCTGCTTGCTTTGAGTCACCAAGGCCAACTTCTCACCCAACATCTCACACAGTTGGTCCTCAATTCAGGGAAGGAAGTTCAGATTCTTCTGATCAATCAAATGTTTACTATGCTCAAGTGACAGGAGCGTTTGGAGAAGTGGTTTATGCGAGAATGTCGGGTGCGATAACGAATCTATATGCGTATCCGAATTCGTATCCTCTTGTGTGGAGCAGTAGTCCAAGGATTAGAAGGCATATTTTGCAGACAGATGAATCACTCAACAGaatatgtatttttcttttctgttgTTTAATTATATGTCTTCTTTTGTTCTGA